A genomic segment from Candidatus Desulfatibia profunda encodes:
- a CDS encoding (2Fe-2S)-binding protein codes for MITLEIDGKKVEAEDGTTILNAAQQVGIQIPYFCYHKDMEPYGGCRLCMVEVTVNGFTRLQPSCAYPAKNNIIVKTNTERLIKGRKLIAELLLARCPNIDSVINLAGSLGVKKTRFSLMNSDCVLCGLCVRVCRNVAKVGAIDFVGRGRNRRTATPFDMPSEDCIGCGSCAYVCPTGAMKMEYENVLRWRKLPGPLRKCRYMRMGFISYKVCANDFQCWNCEVDQRMEDLSTSHPVFMLKEARAKERERFGGFEMLSDRFYDEGHIWVKRINGTVRMGIDDFTRQIVGLINDIKLPSVNSFISQGDPLCIISANEKTLHLYAPLEGKIVDINPDVIDNPSLVSVAPHGRGWILMVEPSDIVQASKELLSGRSATEWLTHESHKFHELILKEAQIKLSPERLLPQDFPRILEQDVWNKIDKTFFMVRQKRRVKLYSVGHTDPDPQKVT; via the coding sequence ATGATCACCCTGGAAATAGACGGGAAAAAAGTTGAAGCTGAGGATGGTACTACCATTTTGAATGCCGCTCAGCAAGTGGGCATTCAAATTCCCTATTTCTGTTATCACAAGGATATGGAACCTTATGGAGGATGTCGTTTGTGCATGGTAGAGGTTACTGTGAATGGTTTCACCCGGCTGCAACCATCATGCGCTTATCCCGCAAAGAACAATATTATAGTCAAAACCAACACGGAGCGGTTGATCAAAGGCAGGAAACTCATCGCCGAGCTGCTGCTTGCCCGTTGTCCGAATATCGACTCCGTGATAAACCTCGCAGGTTCTCTTGGCGTCAAAAAAACCCGTTTTAGTCTGATGAACAGCGATTGCGTTCTTTGTGGCCTCTGCGTGAGAGTCTGCCGGAATGTGGCTAAAGTGGGGGCCATAGATTTTGTAGGCCGGGGAAGAAATCGCCGCACGGCAACACCTTTCGACATGCCGTCAGAGGATTGCATCGGATGCGGCTCTTGTGCTTATGTATGTCCTACCGGCGCAATGAAAATGGAATACGAAAATGTTTTGAGATGGAGAAAGCTTCCCGGCCCGCTTCGAAAATGCCGGTACATGCGTATGGGCTTCATTTCCTATAAAGTATGTGCCAATGATTTCCAGTGCTGGAATTGTGAAGTAGACCAGAGGATGGAGGATCTTAGCACAAGCCATCCTGTTTTTATGTTGAAAGAGGCCAGAGCAAAAGAGAGAGAAAGGTTCGGCGGATTCGAGATGCTTTCCGACCGTTTCTATGATGAGGGGCATATCTGGGTAAAGCGCATCAATGGAACAGTCAGAATGGGAATTGATGACTTTACTCGTCAAATCGTCGGTCTGATAAATGATATAAAACTCCCATCCGTTAATTCTTTTATCAGTCAGGGAGACCCTCTTTGTATAATATCCGCAAACGAAAAGACCCTCCATCTGTATGCACCCCTGGAAGGTAAAATCGTTGATATCAATCCCGATGTCATTGACAATCCTTCGCTTGTCAGTGTGGCACCCCATGGAAGGGGATGGATACTAATGGTGGAACCATCGGATATAGTTCAGGCATCAAAAGAACTCCTTTCAGGTCGATCAGCAACAGAATGGCTGACGCATGAATCCCACAAATTTCATGAGTTAATCCTGAAAGAGGCGCAAATAAAACTCTCGCCGGAAAGGCTCTTACCCCAAGATTTTCCTAGAATCCTGGAACAAGATGTCTGGAACAAAATTGACAAGACCTTCTTTATGGTGAGACAAAAAAGAAGGGTAAAGCTGTATAGTGTCGGCCACACCGATCCAGATCCCCAAAAAGTTACCTAG
- a CDS encoding trehalose-binding protein: protein MNIGPYTFEEFLDLVASFHGNAAPGVVIGGIMVEAARDRLPERILFDALAETRACLPDAVQLLTPCTIGNGWLKVIDLGRFALSLYDKYTGDGVRVFLDPARVKDWPEINNWYLKLKPKREQDKDLLLDQIKAAGRNLLGLHAVKLRPQFLDKRRRGKVALCPLCREGYPAQDGGICKACQGEAPFLDPEELGAAAETCVPSLHAVSLDQAPGRKVLHDITQIIPGESKGAAFKKGQIITVGDLCRLQQMGRQHLYLEQDNKPGPDWIHEDEAAAAFAEAMAGEGVVFVMPPHEGKLNLSAVNDGLFTVEKSRLRAFNLVPGVMCASRHGNTLVMQGRVVAGTRAIPLFLPKSDFHKAMAVLADDPLFRVLPVKPARVGILVTGNEIFLGLVEDRFIPIIRNKVEKFGCEVVKSLIVPDDRQAISEGVKELLAAGAELLVTTAGLSVDPDDLTRLGLIDAGATDILYGAPILPGAMTLLGRIESARIIGVPACALYFKRTSFDLLLPRLLAGLPINRRDLADLAHGAICLECQTCFFPKCPFGR from the coding sequence ATGAACATCGGTCCGTATACCTTTGAAGAGTTCCTCGATCTGGTTGCGTCCTTTCATGGGAATGCAGCTCCCGGCGTGGTGATCGGGGGCATTATGGTCGAAGCGGCCCGCGACCGCCTGCCGGAGCGAATTCTATTTGACGCGCTTGCGGAAACCCGGGCCTGCCTGCCCGATGCCGTCCAGCTTCTCACCCCCTGCACCATCGGAAACGGCTGGCTTAAGGTCATCGACCTGGGCCGTTTCGCCTTGAGCCTCTATGACAAATACACCGGGGATGGGGTGCGGGTTTTTTTGGATCCCGCCCGCGTAAAGGACTGGCCGGAAATCAATAACTGGTACCTAAAGCTGAAGCCTAAACGAGAACAGGATAAGGACTTGCTGCTTGACCAGATCAAGGCGGCCGGTCGGAATCTTCTGGGATTGCACGCCGTTAAACTCAGGCCGCAATTTTTAGACAAACGCAGGCGGGGAAAGGTGGCTCTCTGCCCCCTGTGCCGGGAGGGATATCCGGCCCAGGATGGCGGTATTTGCAAGGCCTGTCAGGGCGAAGCTCCGTTTCTGGATCCGGAGGAGCTTGGGGCAGCGGCTGAAACTTGTGTGCCGTCGCTTCATGCCGTGTCTCTGGACCAGGCACCGGGACGAAAGGTCTTGCATGACATCACCCAAATAATCCCTGGAGAAAGTAAGGGAGCTGCCTTCAAAAAAGGCCAGATCATAACCGTGGGAGACCTGTGCCGGCTGCAGCAGATGGGCCGGCAACATTTGTACCTCGAGCAGGATAACAAACCCGGCCCCGATTGGATTCATGAAGACGAAGCGGCGGCGGCCTTTGCCGAGGCTATGGCAGGGGAAGGGGTCGTTTTCGTTATGCCGCCCCATGAAGGTAAACTCAATCTGTCGGCCGTTAATGATGGACTTTTCACGGTTGAAAAGTCCCGTCTTCGGGCCTTCAATCTGGTGCCCGGAGTCATGTGCGCCAGCCGTCACGGCAATACTTTGGTGATGCAGGGTCGGGTAGTGGCCGGCACCCGGGCCATTCCCCTCTTTTTGCCGAAAAGTGACTTTCATAAAGCCATGGCTGTCCTGGCTGACGACCCATTATTTCGGGTTTTACCGGTTAAACCGGCCCGCGTGGGCATTCTGGTTACCGGCAACGAGATATTTCTCGGACTGGTTGAGGACCGCTTCATTCCCATCATCCGCAACAAAGTGGAAAAATTCGGCTGTGAGGTGGTCAAATCTCTGATCGTGCCGGATGACCGGCAAGCTATCAGCGAAGGTGTTAAAGAACTTCTGGCAGCCGGAGCCGAACTTTTGGTGACAACCGCCGGGCTCTCGGTGGACCCCGACGACCTAACCCGCTTGGGCCTTATAGACGCCGGGGCCACGGATATTCTCTACGGCGCTCCCATTCTTCCGGGCGCTATGACGTTATTGGGCCGGATCGAATCGGCCCGGATTATCGGGGTCCCGGCCTGCGCCCTCTATTTCAAGCGCACCAGCTTTGATCTTTTATTGCCCCGCCTTTTGGCGGGTTTGCCCATTAACCGCAGGGATTTGGCCGATCTTGCCCACGGGGCCATATGCCTGGAGTGCCAAACGTGCTTTTTCCCCAAATGCCCTTTTGGGCGCTAA